The Alphaproteobacteria bacterium genome contains a region encoding:
- a CDS encoding DUF1127 domain-containing protein has translation MSNPNSGILDLGGGAPTLVPSSLAGWQQMARPARRVRNAVGEVATRFLAWRARQATLRLLWSLDAATLRDLGITDIESVVYGDPRDRMRGYDANWWREQP, from the coding sequence ATGTCCAATCCGAATTCCGGCATTCTCGATCTCGGCGGGGGCGCACCGACGCTTGTGCCGAGCAGCCTTGCCGGCTGGCAACAAATGGCGAGGCCGGCGCGCCGCGTACGCAACGCCGTCGGCGAGGTCGCGACCCGCTTTCTCGCCTGGCGGGCTCGGCAGGCGACACTGCGCCTGTTGTGGTCGCTCGACGCCGCGACCTTGCGCGACCTCGGCATCACGGACATCGAGTCGGTCGTCTACGGCGACCCGCGTGACCGGATGCGCGGCTACGATGCCAACTGGTGGCGCGAGCAACCGTAA
- the nuoG gene encoding NADH-quinone oxidoreductase subunit NuoG: MTKLIVDGTEIDVPPEYTLLQACEAAGAEIPRFCFHERLSIAGNCRMCLIEVPGGPPKPQASCAMAVKDLMPNKDGSPKVILTKSPMVKKAREGVMEFLLINHPLDCPICDQGGECDLQDQAMAYGVDASRYHENKRAVEDKYIGVLVKTIMNRCIHCTRCVRFATEVAGVPELGAIGRGEDMEITTYLESAMTSELQGNVVDLCPVGALTSKPYAFAARPWELNKTESVDVMDALGSAIRVDTRGREVMRILPRVNDDVNEEWISDKTRHVVDGLRTQRLDQPYIRQGGRLVPATWQQAFAAVAAKVKAAKPERIGAIAGDLAAVEEMFALKELMGRLGATSIDCRQDGAALDPANGRASYLFNATIAGIEQADGIMLIGANPRREAPVLNARIRKRWRASNLKIGMIGEKADLTYDYAYLGAGPDSLAEFVNHAPAKLERQIWLIGQGALARPDGAAILSMAAKAAVSVGAIKDGWNGFSVLHTAAARVGGLDIGFVPGQGGKTAAQMAQGGALDVLFNLGSDEIDIADGAFVVYVGTHGDKGAHRADVILPGAAYTEKSGLYVSTEGRVQMAARAGFPPGDAREDWAIFRALSDVLGQKLPYDSLSALRAALFKAHPHLAQIDHIAPGNAADIEKLASRGGTPDKAPFRSPIGDFYLTNPIARASAIMAECSGLARGERAVAAE; this comes from the coding sequence ATGACCAAGCTCATCGTCGACGGCACCGAGATCGACGTTCCGCCCGAGTACACGCTCTTACAGGCGTGCGAGGCGGCGGGCGCGGAGATTCCTCGCTTCTGCTTCCACGAGCGGCTCTCGATCGCCGGCAACTGCCGCATGTGCCTGATCGAGGTGCCGGGCGGGCCGCCGAAGCCGCAGGCTTCCTGCGCGATGGCGGTGAAGGACCTGATGCCGAACAAGGACGGCTCGCCGAAGGTCATCCTCACCAAGTCGCCGATGGTGAAGAAGGCGCGCGAAGGCGTGATGGAGTTCCTGCTGATCAACCATCCGCTCGACTGTCCGATCTGCGACCAGGGCGGCGAGTGCGACCTGCAGGACCAGGCGATGGCCTACGGCGTCGACGCGAGCCGCTATCACGAGAACAAGCGCGCGGTCGAAGACAAATACATCGGCGTGCTGGTCAAGACGATCATGAACCGCTGCATCCATTGCACGCGCTGTGTGCGCTTCGCGACCGAGGTCGCGGGCGTGCCGGAGCTCGGCGCGATCGGGCGCGGCGAGGACATGGAGATCACGACCTACCTCGAAAGCGCGATGACCTCGGAGCTGCAGGGCAACGTGGTCGACCTTTGTCCCGTTGGTGCGTTGACCTCCAAACCCTACGCATTCGCCGCGCGTCCATGGGAGCTGAACAAGACCGAGTCGGTCGACGTGATGGACGCGCTTGGGAGCGCAATCCGCGTCGACACGCGCGGACGCGAGGTGATGCGCATCCTCCCGCGCGTCAACGACGACGTGAACGAGGAGTGGATTTCCGACAAGACGCGCCACGTGGTGGACGGGTTGCGCACGCAGCGGCTCGACCAGCCGTATATCCGGCAGGGCGGCCGGCTGGTGCCGGCAACCTGGCAGCAGGCCTTCGCGGCGGTTGCCGCCAAGGTGAAGGCCGCGAAGCCCGAGCGCATCGGCGCGATCGCGGGCGATCTCGCGGCGGTCGAGGAAATGTTCGCGCTCAAGGAGCTGATGGGGCGCCTCGGCGCGACGAGCATCGATTGCCGGCAGGATGGCGCAGCGCTCGATCCCGCGAACGGCCGCGCGAGCTACTTGTTCAACGCGACCATCGCCGGCATCGAGCAGGCCGACGGCATCATGCTCATCGGCGCCAACCCGCGCCGGGAAGCGCCGGTGCTCAACGCGCGCATCCGCAAGCGCTGGCGCGCCTCGAACCTGAAGATCGGCATGATCGGCGAGAAGGCCGATCTCACCTATGACTACGCCTATCTCGGCGCCGGGCCGGACTCGCTCGCCGAATTCGTCAACCACGCGCCCGCGAAGCTCGAGCGGCAAATCTGGTTGATCGGGCAGGGGGCGTTGGCGCGTCCGGACGGCGCCGCGATCCTCTCAATGGCGGCAAAGGCTGCAGTCTCGGTCGGCGCCATCAAGGACGGCTGGAACGGATTTTCGGTGCTGCACACCGCGGCTGCACGCGTCGGCGGGCTCGACATCGGCTTTGTGCCGGGCCAAGGCGGGAAGACCGCTGCGCAAATGGCCCAAGGTGGCGCGCTCGATGTGCTGTTCAATCTCGGTTCCGACGAGATCGACATCGCGGACGGCGCGTTCGTTGTTTACGTCGGCACGCATGGCGACAAGGGCGCGCATCGCGCCGACGTGATCCTGCCGGGCGCGGCCTACACGGAAAAATCCGGCCTCTACGTCAGCACCGAGGGCCGCGTGCAGATGGCGGCGCGCGCCGGCTTTCCGCCCGGTGATGCGCGCGAGGACTGGGCGATCTTCCGCGCGCTGTCCGATGTGCTCGGGCAGAAGCTGCCCTACGACTCGCTCTCCGCCTTGCGCGCCGCACTGTTCAAGGCGCACCCGCATCTGGCGCAAATCGATCACATCGCACCTGGCAATGCGGCCGATATCGAGAAGCTCGCGTCGCGCGGCGGCACGCCCGACAAGGCGCCGTTCCGTTCGCCCATTGGCGACTTCTATCTGACCAATCCGATTGCCCGCGCATCCGCTATCATGGCGGAGTGCTCGGGCCTCGCGCGCGGCGAACGCGCGGTCGCGGCGGAGTAG
- the gcvA gene encoding transcriptional regulator GcvA, with the protein MHEKNSSSGQSLLPLNALRAFEAIARHMSFARAAEELHVTPAALSHQIRALEEQVGVLFHRRTRSIELTDAGRLIYPGLHAGFESVRGAMAQLERDRERAGNILVISATVGLSAKWLMPRLWRFLREHPGVDARVSASMKVADFATEGVDVAIRLAKRVEGDFYVEELFDDSMVPVCAPTLLEQGLREPADLARFPLIHYDIPTSLRAPPLWADWFAAAGVQGDATRGLRVNVADHALDAAVAGAGVAFSYKLIASDDVHAGRLVSPFGPELPLESAYYFVCPKGHETRPNVRAFHDWLFAEMNDTKAKWAALDAPSATAAKAEKLLV; encoded by the coding sequence ATGCATGAGAAAAACTCATCAAGTGGCCAATCACTATTGCCACTCAATGCGCTGCGTGCCTTCGAGGCCATTGCACGCCATATGAGCTTCGCGCGCGCGGCCGAAGAGCTGCACGTGACGCCGGCCGCGCTCAGCCATCAGATCCGGGCGCTGGAAGAACAGGTTGGCGTGCTGTTTCACCGCCGCACCCGCTCGATCGAACTGACCGATGCCGGGCGGCTGATCTATCCGGGCCTGCATGCCGGCTTCGAAAGCGTGCGCGGCGCGATGGCTCAGCTCGAGCGCGACCGTGAGCGGGCGGGCAACATTCTGGTCATCTCGGCAACTGTGGGCCTGTCAGCCAAATGGCTTATGCCGCGCCTGTGGCGCTTCCTGCGCGAGCATCCGGGCGTGGACGCGCGCGTCTCCGCCAGCATGAAGGTCGCGGACTTCGCGACCGAAGGCGTCGATGTCGCGATCCGTCTCGCCAAGCGGGTGGAGGGCGATTTCTACGTCGAAGAACTCTTCGACGACTCCATGGTGCCGGTGTGTGCGCCTACTCTCCTGGAGCAGGGGTTACGCGAACCCGCCGACCTCGCCCGTTTTCCGCTGATCCACTACGACATACCCACTTCGCTCCGCGCGCCGCCGCTGTGGGCCGACTGGTTCGCCGCCGCCGGCGTACAAGGCGATGCAACACGGGGCTTGCGGGTCAACGTCGCCGATCATGCGCTCGATGCCGCCGTCGCCGGGGCAGGGGTCGCGTTCTCCTACAAGCTGATCGCCTCGGACGACGTGCATGCCGGCAGGCTCGTGTCGCCGTTCGGGCCGGAACTGCCGCTCGAGTCCGCCTATTACTTCGTCTGTCCCAAGGGGCACGAGACGCGGCCGAACGTGCGCGCGTTCCATGACTGGCTCTTTGCCGAAATGAACGACACGAAGGCGAAATGGGCCGCACTCGACGCGCCGAGTGCCACCGCGGCGAAAGCGGAAAAATTGCTTGTCTGA
- a CDS encoding NADH-quinone oxidoreductase subunit C yields the protein MSEALNALGEAIVAALPGVVTGHSIAYGELTVTAEAAEIVKVVTFLRDDPRCRFVNIIDVTAVDWPAREKRFDVVYHFLSPYQNTRIRVKTMTDEQTPVPSIFGVFPGAEWFERETWDLYGVMFTDHPDMRRLLTDYGFEGHPLRKDFPLTGFVEVRYDDEQKRVLYEPVRLAQEFRNFDFLSPWEGADYKLPGDEKAEQKP from the coding sequence GTGAGTGAAGCTCTTAACGCATTGGGCGAGGCGATCGTCGCGGCGCTTCCCGGCGTCGTGACGGGGCACTCCATTGCCTATGGCGAACTGACGGTGACCGCCGAGGCTGCGGAGATCGTCAAGGTCGTCACCTTCCTGCGCGACGATCCGCGCTGCCGCTTCGTCAACATCATCGATGTGACCGCGGTCGACTGGCCGGCGCGCGAGAAGCGCTTCGACGTCGTCTATCATTTTCTTTCGCCGTACCAGAACACGCGTATCCGCGTGAAGACGATGACGGACGAGCAGACGCCGGTGCCGTCGATCTTTGGCGTCTTTCCCGGCGCCGAATGGTTCGAGCGCGAAACCTGGGACCTCTATGGCGTGATGTTCACCGATCACCCGGACATGCGCCGCCTGCTCACCGATTACGGCTTCGAGGGCCATCCGCTGCGCAAGGACTTTCCGCTCACCGGTTTTGTCGAGGTTCGCTACGACGACGAGCAGAAGCGCGTGCTCTACGAGCCGGTGCGGCTTGCGCAGGAATTCCGCAACTTCGATTTTCTCTCGCCGTGGGAAGGCGCGGACTACAAGTTGCCCGGTGATGAGAAGGCCGAGCAGAAGCCATGA
- a CDS encoding DUF3291 domain-containing protein, with translation MIQPPAHHLAQLNIGRIRYEVNDPRMAGFVDNLAMVNAIAERSPGFVWRYTDASGNATDTRPYDGDPMMAVNMSVWENVESLEKYVWQTVHKRFYGRRHEWFDKMGERYFVMWWVPAGHLPTIAEAIERLDHLKKHGPSEQAFSWQDVASAELWKTARCA, from the coding sequence ATGATACAGCCTCCCGCCCACCACCTCGCCCAGCTCAACATCGGGCGCATCCGCTATGAGGTGAATGATCCGCGCATGGCGGGATTCGTCGACAATCTGGCGATGGTGAATGCCATCGCCGAGCGTTCGCCCGGCTTCGTGTGGCGCTACACCGACGCCAGCGGCAACGCGACCGACACGCGCCCCTACGATGGCGATCCCATGATGGCTGTGAACATGTCGGTCTGGGAGAACGTCGAGTCGCTCGAGAAATACGTCTGGCAGACGGTGCACAAGCGCTTCTACGGCCGCCGCCACGAGTGGTTCGACAAGATGGGCGAGCGCTATTTCGTGATGTGGTGGGTGCCGGCCGGGCATCTGCCGACGATCGCGGAGGCGATCGAGCGGCTCGATCACCTGAAGAAGCACGGCCCGAGCGAGCAGGCATTCAGCTGGCAGGACGTGGCATCGGCCGAACTCTGGAAAACCGCGAGGTGCGCATGA
- a CDS encoding YafY family protein, whose translation MARSERLLELIQALRRHRRPVSGQALADELGVSLRTIYRDVQTLVGQGASIDGEAGLGFLLRPGFVLPPLMFSDEELEALVLGLRWVAQRTDASFEHAAMNALAKIAAVLPDDLRNNVEGIGLVAFPSRDADQQRFDLTPIRGAIRSEQMVVLDYADVMGQHTRRTVWPIALAFFERSRVLAAWCELRGDFRHFRIDRIIALHETGKRYPQRRRTLMKQWREIEKIAELT comes from the coding sequence ATGGCGAGGTCGGAGCGGCTGCTCGAGCTCATCCAGGCCCTGCGCCGCCACCGCCGGCCGGTGAGCGGGCAGGCCCTTGCCGACGAGCTCGGTGTCTCGCTGCGGACCATCTACCGCGACGTCCAGACGCTGGTCGGCCAGGGCGCTTCAATCGATGGCGAAGCCGGGCTTGGCTTCCTTCTGCGGCCCGGATTCGTGTTGCCGCCGCTCATGTTTTCCGACGAGGAGCTCGAAGCTCTCGTGCTCGGCCTGCGCTGGGTCGCGCAGCGCACCGACGCATCGTTCGAACATGCGGCCATGAATGCGCTCGCCAAGATCGCCGCGGTTCTTCCCGATGATCTACGCAACAACGTCGAAGGCATCGGTCTCGTCGCCTTCCCGAGCCGCGATGCCGACCAGCAGCGTTTCGACCTTACCCCGATCCGTGGGGCCATCCGCTCCGAGCAGATGGTCGTGCTCGACTATGCGGACGTCATGGGCCAGCACACCCGCCGCACCGTATGGCCGATCGCGCTTGCCTTTTTCGAGCGTTCGCGTGTGCTCGCGGCGTGGTGCGAACTGCGCGGCGATTTCCGTCACTTCCGCATCGACCGGATCATCGCGCTCCACGAGACCGGCAAGCGCTATCCCCAGCGCCGGCGCACGCTGATGAAGCAGTGGCGCGAGATCGAGAAGATCGCAGAGCTGACGTGA
- the nuoE gene encoding NADH-quinone oxidoreductase subunit NuoE codes for MANRRLADAHLQPKEFAFTAENRAWADKVIARYPAGRQASAVIPLLWRAQEQHDGWLPQKAIEYVAEMLDMARIRVLEVATFYTMFLLSPVGKKAHVQVCGTTPCRLRGADSLFEMCARKIHPEPLHVSADGNYSWEEVECLGACVNAPMVLIWNDTYEDLTAESFEKVLDGFVNGKPAKPGPQIDRHFSAPVGGPNTLTDPSLYARSNGGGNTGAPLTDADAKKAAEPANVRETPAGKPAT; via the coding sequence ATGGCCAACCGCCGCCTCGCCGATGCGCATCTTCAGCCGAAGGAATTCGCCTTCACGGCGGAGAACCGCGCGTGGGCCGACAAGGTGATTGCGCGCTATCCGGCGGGCCGTCAGGCTTCGGCGGTAATCCCGCTGCTCTGGCGGGCGCAGGAGCAGCATGACGGCTGGCTGCCGCAGAAGGCGATCGAGTACGTCGCCGAGATGCTCGACATGGCGCGCATTCGCGTGCTCGAGGTCGCGACGTTCTACACCATGTTCCTGCTTTCGCCGGTCGGCAAAAAGGCCCATGTCCAGGTGTGCGGCACGACGCCGTGCCGGCTGCGCGGCGCGGACTCGCTGTTCGAGATGTGCGCGCGCAAGATTCATCCCGAGCCGCTCCACGTCTCCGCCGACGGCAACTATTCGTGGGAAGAGGTCGAGTGCCTCGGCGCCTGCGTGAACGCCCCGATGGTGCTGATCTGGAACGACACCTACGAGGATTTGACGGCGGAGAGCTTTGAGAAGGTGCTCGACGGCTTTGTGAACGGGAAGCCCGCGAAGCCGGGTCCGCAGATTGACCGGCATTTCTCGGCGCCCGTCGGCGGTCCGAACACGCTGACCGATCCCTCGCTCTACGCGCGCTCCAACGGCGGCGGAAATACGGGCGCGCCGCTCACCGACGCGGACGCCAAGAAGGCCGCCGAGCCCGCCAATGTGCGCGAAACGCCCGCCGGCAAGCCCGCCACGTAA
- the nuoK gene encoding NADH-quinone oxidoreductase subunit NuoK — MTIGLGHYLSVAAILFTLGIFGIFINRKNVIVILMSIELILLAVNINLVSFSSFLGDLVGQVFALLVLTVAAAEAAIGLAILVVFYRNRGSIAVEDINLMKG, encoded by the coding sequence ATGACCATCGGCCTCGGGCACTATCTTTCGGTTGCGGCGATCCTGTTCACGCTCGGGATCTTCGGCATCTTCATCAACCGCAAGAACGTGATCGTCATCCTGATGTCGATCGAGCTGATCCTGCTCGCGGTCAACATCAACCTCGTCTCGTTCTCGTCCTTCCTCGGCGACCTGGTGGGTCAGGTGTTCGCACTGCTGGTGCTGACCGTCGCGGCGGCCGAGGCGGCGATCGGGCTTGCGATCCTGGTGGTGTTCTATCGCAACCGCGGCTCGATCGCGGTCGAAGACATCAATCTGATGAAGGGTTGA
- the nuoH gene encoding NADH-quinone oxidoreductase subunit NuoH produces the protein MTFAELWTGYLWPLIIIAAQSVLLLVLLLVAIAYVLLADRKIWAAVQIRRGPNVVGPWGLLQSFADLLKFVLKEPTIPAAANKGVFLLAPLVTCTLALAAWAVIPVDLGWVIADINVGILYIFAISSLMVYGVIMAGWASNSKYPFLAALRSAAQMVSYEVSIGFVIITVLLCVGSLRITDIVEAQNTRWGLLGWYWLPLFPMFIVFFISALAETNRPPFDLVEAESELVAGFMVEYGSTPYMMFMLGEYVAIATMCAMTTILFMGGWLPPVPIVPFTWIPGVIWFVLKCLAVFFMFAMVKAFVPRYRYDQLMRLGWKVFLPLSLAMVAIVAAVLQFGGLAPT, from the coding sequence ATGACCTTCGCCGAACTCTGGACTGGCTATCTCTGGCCACTCATCATCATCGCGGCGCAGTCGGTGCTGCTGCTCGTTCTTCTACTGGTCGCGATCGCCTACGTGCTCCTCGCCGACCGCAAAATCTGGGCGGCGGTGCAGATCCGCCGCGGCCCCAACGTGGTCGGCCCATGGGGGCTGCTGCAGTCCTTCGCCGATCTGCTCAAGTTCGTGCTGAAAGAGCCGACGATTCCCGCGGCCGCCAACAAGGGCGTATTTCTGCTTGCGCCGCTGGTCACCTGCACGCTGGCACTTGCCGCATGGGCGGTGATCCCGGTCGACCTCGGCTGGGTGATCGCCGACATCAACGTCGGGATCCTCTACATCTTCGCGATCTCCTCGCTGATGGTCTACGGCGTGATCATGGCGGGCTGGGCGTCGAACTCGAAGTATCCGTTCCTCGCAGCGCTCCGCTCCGCCGCACAGATGGTGTCCTACGAAGTCTCGATCGGCTTCGTCATCATCACGGTGCTGCTCTGCGTCGGCTCGCTGCGCATCACCGACATCGTGGAGGCGCAGAACACCAGATGGGGCCTGCTCGGCTGGTACTGGCTGCCGCTGTTTCCGATGTTCATCGTGTTCTTCATCTCGGCGCTCGCCGAGACGAACCGGCCGCCGTTCGACCTGGTGGAGGCGGAGTCCGAGCTCGTCGCCGGCTTCATGGTCGAGTACGGCTCGACCCCCTACATGATGTTCATGCTCGGCGAGTACGTGGCGATCGCCACCATGTGCGCGATGACCACGATCCTGTTCATGGGCGGCTGGCTGCCGCCGGTGCCGATCGTGCCGTTCACATGGATCCCCGGCGTAATCTGGTTCGTGCTCAAATGCCTTGCGGTGTTCTTCATGTTCGCGATGGTGAAGGCCTTCGTGCCGCGCTACCGCTACGATCAGCTGATGCGGCTTGGCTGGAAGGTGTTCCTGCCGCTCTCGCTCGCGATGGTGGCGATCGTCGCGGCCGTGTTGCAATTCGGCGGCTTGGCGCCGACATAA
- a CDS encoding NADH-quinone oxidoreductase subunit D, with protein sequence MNDQSGLRNFTINFGPQHPAAHGVLRLVLELDGEIVERVDPHIGLLHRGTEKLIEAKIYQQAIPYFDRLDYVAPMNQEHAFCLAVERLLGLTVPRRGQLIRVLYCEIGRLLSHILNVTTQAMDVGALTPPLWGFEEREKLMVFYERASGSRMHAAYFRVGGVRQDLPGKLIDDIEAFCDPFLKVCDDLETLLTDNRIFKQRNVDIGVVSLEDAWKWGFSGVMVRGSGAAWDLRKAQPYECYSEMDFDIPIGKNGDCYDRYCLRMEEMRQSVRIMKQCIASLREPAGQGPVSVVDNKIVPPARAEMKKSMEALIHHFKLYTEGYHVPAGEVYAAVEAPKGEFGVYLVADGTNKPYKCKIRAPGFAHLQAMDFICRGHMLADISAILGSLDIVFGEVDR encoded by the coding sequence ATGAACGACCAAAGCGGGCTTCGCAATTTCACCATTAACTTTGGACCGCAACACCCGGCGGCTCACGGAGTCTTGCGGTTGGTTTTGGAATTGGATGGAGAAATCGTCGAGCGCGTCGACCCGCACATCGGCCTTCTGCACCGCGGCACCGAGAAGCTGATCGAGGCGAAGATCTATCAGCAGGCGATCCCGTATTTCGACCGGCTCGATTACGTCGCGCCGATGAACCAGGAGCATGCGTTCTGCCTCGCGGTCGAGCGGCTGCTCGGCCTTACCGTGCCGCGGCGCGGACAGTTGATCCGTGTGCTCTATTGCGAGATCGGGCGGCTCTTGTCGCACATCCTCAACGTCACCACGCAGGCGATGGACGTCGGCGCGCTCACCCCGCCGCTGTGGGGCTTCGAAGAGCGCGAAAAGCTGATGGTGTTCTACGAGCGGGCCTCCGGCTCGCGCATGCACGCGGCCTATTTCCGCGTCGGCGGCGTGCGTCAGGACCTGCCGGGCAAGCTGATCGACGACATCGAGGCGTTCTGCGACCCGTTCCTGAAGGTTTGCGACGATCTCGAAACGCTGCTCACCGACAACCGCATCTTCAAGCAGCGCAACGTCGATATTGGCGTGGTGTCGCTCGAAGACGCGTGGAAGTGGGGCTTCTCGGGCGTGATGGTGCGCGGCTCGGGTGCAGCCTGGGATCTGCGCAAGGCGCAGCCTTACGAATGCTATTCGGAGATGGATTTCGACATTCCGATCGGCAAGAACGGCGATTGCTACGACCGCTACTGCCTCCGCATGGAAGAGATGCGCCAGTCGGTCCGCATCATGAAGCAGTGCATCGCCAGCCTGCGTGAGCCGGCAGGGCAGGGGCCGGTTTCGGTCGTGGACAACAAGATCGTGCCGCCGGCGAGGGCTGAGATGAAGAAGTCGATGGAGGCGCTGATCCATCACTTCAAGCTCTACACCGAGGGCTATCACGTTCCCGCGGGCGAGGTTTACGCCGCGGTCGAGGCGCCCAAGGGCGAGTTCGGCGTCTATCTGGTCGCCGACGGCACCAACAAACCGTACAAATGCAAGATCCGCGCGCCGGGCTTTGCGCATCTGCAGGCGATGGACTTCATCTGCCGCGGCCACATGCTGGCGGACATCTCGGCGATCCTCGGGAGCCTCGACATCGTGTTCGGCGAGGTGGACCGCTAA
- a CDS encoding NADH-quinone oxidoreductase subunit J — translation MILAALFFYLFAGVCIASAFMVIAAKNPVHSVLFLILAFVNAAGLFVLLGAEFLAMILIVVYVGAVAVLFLFVVMMLDVDFAELRQGFLNYLPVGALVGIVVLIELLLVVGSWVIGAAVPKTITAPIPPIDTVTNTEALGLVLYTRYIYYFQASGIILLVAMVGAIVLTLRHKERVKRQDMAAQVRRTKADAMEVVKVQPGQGLS, via the coding sequence ATGATTCTTGCCGCCCTGTTTTTCTACCTCTTTGCGGGGGTTTGCATCGCGTCGGCCTTCATGGTCATCGCGGCGAAGAATCCCGTGCATTCGGTGCTGTTCCTGATCCTCGCCTTCGTCAATGCGGCGGGGCTGTTCGTGCTGCTCGGCGCCGAGTTCCTCGCGATGATCCTGATCGTCGTCTACGTGGGCGCGGTCGCGGTGCTGTTCCTGTTCGTCGTGATGATGCTCGACGTCGACTTCGCGGAGCTGCGCCAGGGTTTCCTCAACTATCTCCCGGTCGGCGCGCTGGTCGGCATCGTCGTGCTGATCGAGCTGCTGCTGGTGGTCGGAAGCTGGGTGATCGGCGCAGCCGTGCCCAAGACGATCACGGCGCCGATCCCGCCCATCGATACAGTCACCAACACCGAGGCGCTCGGCCTCGTGCTCTACACCCGCTACATCTACTATTTCCAGGCCTCCGGCATCATCCTCCTGGTCGCCATGGTCGGCGCGATCGTGCTGACGCTGCGCCACAAGGAGCGCGTCAAGCGGCAGGACATGGCCGCGCAGGTGCGGCGCACCAAGGCGGACGCCATGGAGGTCGTGAAGGTGCAGCCGGGGCAAGGCTTGTCATGA
- a CDS encoding NADH-quinone oxidoreductase subunit B family protein — MTLVAPAPTGILDPRTGKPVGADDQFFLGLNDELADKGFLVTATDELITWARTGSLMWMTFGLACCAVEMMQLSMPRYDVERFGFAPRASPRQSDVMIVAGTLTNKMAPALRKVYDQMPEPRYVISMGSCANGGGYYHYSYAVVRGCDRIVPVDIYVPGCPPTAEALLYGVLLLQKKIRRTGTIER; from the coding sequence GCGCCGGCACCCACTGGCATTCTCGACCCGCGTACCGGCAAACCGGTCGGCGCGGACGATCAGTTCTTTCTCGGCTTGAACGACGAGCTTGCCGACAAGGGCTTTCTCGTCACGGCGACCGACGAACTGATCACCTGGGCCCGCACCGGCTCGCTGATGTGGATGACGTTCGGGCTTGCCTGCTGCGCGGTCGAGATGATGCAGCTGTCGATGCCGCGTTACGACGTGGAGCGCTTCGGCTTCGCGCCGCGCGCCTCGCCCCGGCAGTCGGACGTGATGATCGTCGCCGGCACGCTGACCAACAAGATGGCGCCGGCGCTGCGCAAGGTCTACGACCAGATGCCCGAGCCGCGCTACGTCATCTCGATGGGCTCCTGCGCCAACGGCGGCGGTTACTATCACTATTCCTACGCGGTGGTGCGCGGCTGCGACCGCATCGTGCCGGTCGACATCTACGTGCCGGGCTGCCCGCCGACCGCGGAAGCGCTGCTCTACGGCGTGCTGCTCCTGCAGAAGAAGATCCGCCGCACCGGGACGATCGAGCGGTGA
- the nuoI gene encoding NADH-quinone oxidoreductase subunit NuoI, giving the protein MRLDSAARALFLKEFVGAFVLSMRYFFRPKPTLNYPFEKGPISPRFRGEHALRRYPNGEERCIACKLCEAICPAQAITIEAGPRRNDGTRRTTRYDIDMVKCIYCGLCQEACPVDAIVEGPNFEFATETREELYYDKERLLANGDRWEREIAKNIALDAPYR; this is encoded by the coding sequence ATGAGGCTCGATTCAGCCGCGCGTGCGTTGTTCCTGAAGGAGTTCGTCGGGGCGTTCGTCCTGTCGATGCGCTATTTCTTCAGGCCCAAGCCGACGCTCAACTATCCGTTCGAGAAAGGCCCGATCTCACCGCGCTTCCGCGGCGAGCACGCGCTGCGGCGCTATCCGAACGGCGAAGAGCGCTGTATCGCCTGCAAGCTGTGCGAGGCGATCTGCCCGGCGCAGGCGATCACGATCGAGGCCGGCCCCCGCCGCAACGACGGCACGCGGCGCACCACGCGCTACGACATCGACATGGTGAAATGCATCTATTGCGGGCTGTGCCAGGAGGCCTGTCCGGTCGATGCCATCGTCGAGGGGCCGAACTTCGAGTTCGCCACCGAGACGCGCGAGGAGCTCTACTACGACAAGGAGCGCCTGCTCGCGAACGGCGACCGCTGGGAGCGCGAGATCGCCAAGAACATCGCGCTCGACGCACCGTATCGCTAA
- a CDS encoding DUF1127 domain-containing protein: MALMDLPSQDGWQWALAPLAGWPEAVARPRPLTYLQQLVSRFLVWRARRETLRLLARVDAATLRDLGITDIESAVYGDPRDRMRPYDVNWRSAKR; encoded by the coding sequence ATGGCCCTGATGGATCTGCCAAGCCAGGACGGTTGGCAATGGGCACTTGCGCCGCTGGCGGGGTGGCCCGAAGCGGTGGCACGCCCGCGCCCGCTGACGTATTTGCAGCAACTTGTGTCGCGCTTTCTCGTCTGGCGCGCGCGGCGCGAAACATTGCGGCTGCTGGCCCGTGTCGACGCCGCGACCCTGCGCGACCTCGGCATTACGGACATTGAGTCGGCCGTCTACGGCGACCCGCGTGACCGGATGCGCCCCTACGACGTCAACTGGCGGTCGGCGAAACGGTAA